TCGTGGTATGCGCTGTCCGTGGCGCTGTTTCTTTTCGAGACCGAGGTCAGCCCAACGGAGCTCGGTCGGCCCTCTGCTTCGACGTTGGATACGAGGTCGTGGAGGGTGGAACTGGCGATGGCGGTCGAGGcggttggtggtggtggtggttgCGTTCTGCTGGCGATGCCATGGCTTGCATTGGTGTACGATCCGCCGCCGTTATGGCGTGGTGACGATCGTCTGGCGCCTTGTTCATCCAGTCTAGACCGTGAAGCATGCGTCTTGGCCACAATGAGGCCAGCGCCGTTGCTGTTCGCCGATGAGGTGATCGCGTCCAACTCGGCAAGGTTGCGCTCCAGCACCGACAATGATGTACCCTCACCGAGCACCTGCTCCTCGTGCTTGCCGTCTACAGTGTCATAAGTCCACCTGATAACGCCCTCCTTGTCCAAGACGCCCAGTCGATCGTACCTGAGCGTACCCACCACGTACGGTTTGAGTTTGAGCCAAGCAACGCGCACCTTTGTGGCGAGAATGTCGCGATTGGCTCGAAGACTTGCGACGCCTTCGGGCTCccagtcgtcgtcgtcatcccCCCAGCGCTCGACCAGCGTTGCTGCGTCCTTGTGGGCGCGACCGAACTTGGGCCGGATGCCGTTGCCTTTGGCgtcggcgagcgcagcatcTCCGTAGGCACGTGCGAGCGCACGCGTGGCATACTCGAACTCGATGCATGCGTTGCGATACGCTGTCTCCAGCTCTTCGGCGGTGGCCGTGTCATTTTGGATGTCGttctcgtcttcgctcgGCATGGGGTAGGAGAAGGAccagtcgagcttgccgttCATGGTGTGCTTGGGAAGATGCTCTGCGGGCACGTGGTCCTGCAATTCCTCAACCTTCCATGTGAGGTGAACTTTGTCCCTGACCACGGGATCGAGCAGCGGACGAAGGATGCTCCAGATGGGTTTGAAGATCCAAGGCGCACCGTGCACATACACCCGAGCCAGAGTCTCTGGGTAAAAGGACTCCATGGTCTTGGCCATGAAGAGAACTACGCTCCAGTCCATGTTGCGAATACCAAAATTGCTGAGGTTGAAAATCACGACTTTGCGCTCGACAGGCGGGGGCATGAGCATCTGCAAGCTTTCTTGGAGCAAAATGACGCCACGTTTGAGCTCTTCGGCGGTCTGGTTGGACGAGTAGTGCGAGCCCACTTCGATGAAATAGACCGGCTCTCCGGCGGCTGTTGCGCCTCGCACGTATGAGATTCCATTGTTCATAATGTTGTAGCCACCGCGTGTCTTGATCAGACCGAGCTCCGCTTCCTTCATGATGCGCGAGATGTTGTACTGAACACGGAAGGCACAAGTGGAACCAATGATGGCAAGAGCACGGTTGACGTCCCACTTGCGCGCACGCAGGCAACGAAGCATGTAGGCGTCCGGATGTTCGCCCTTGACGATGGCCCAGAATTCGCGCCGCAAAGCAGCGCCGCCGTGCTGGAGCAGAAAGGCCTGCATGTCTTTGCTCTCCTCGAGATGGCGCAGATGTtctttgagcttgtcaTCTTTGGGGATCGCATTGGCATCGAGGCGATCGGCTGGCTGAAGGTTCTCATGAGAAGTGGAGGCAGACGTGTGGTGCGAATTGGGTTCGGAAGCAGTTGCACGTGCTTTTCGACCGAGATTGCGCCTAAGTGAATCGAATGAACTGCGCGACGCGGGCGGAGGCGGCTGTACGTCGGTGGCGGCGCCGATCGAGTCGGAAGAATGCGATGTAATCTCACATAGTCGGAGGAAGCGACGCCAAAGCTTGAAGAGTGCAAGTGTCTGCGAAGGTGTCAAGTTGGCTCGGTAGCCGGGCGAATGAAGGTAGTCGACCGCCGTCGAGTCGACCATGCTTGGCGATGCGCACGCAGACCGCGCTCAAGGCGACCAATCCAATGAAAAGCAGTCGAGCGCACTACGTTTCCGATGTCAAGCCGACCCAAAGACACGATGCAGCGATAGGCTTAGAAGCAGCCGCGAccgaagaagagcgagtATGTTGTACCCGTGCTTGTCGATCAATTGgatgcaagcagcagcgagcaacCCCAAAACACGCACAGGACGAAGTCGAGTTGCCTCGTCGCGGTGGAATGATTATGGATGAGTAAACCGTTGGGTGATCGATATGGCGAGATGGTACTGACACGACAGTGTGGCTCAAGACGAGGTTGTGCCCATTCAcagagtgacgagtgtgtgAGTGTGGAATGAATGAATGAATCACAAAGGCATCGGACTAAGAATCCGAGTGAATCACCATTTTCCGCTTCGGATGTGGCATCCAACCGCCGCTGCATCTGCCGTTCGCAGTTGTGGGTTTTTTGGGGGCGCGTCTTTCTCGGTTCCCCACGAGCCAATAATGTCGGAATCTGCGCAGCTGAGCGACgcacagactcgtgacttgctGAGCGCCCAGCAGGCGAGACAGACGAGGAACAGACAACTTACAGTAGGAGAATTATTCAACTGGTGAGAAGCACATGGACCACAGAATAtcgcagtcacgagtggggCAACAGAGCGGGGTGTCGGGACGCATGGTTATAGTCCATTTTACGCCCACTGTTCCAAGCGAACCCGACTGTCCGTCCCctccattcacgatttctctgtcaattcacgattggtgattgttAATGGATTCAAGATGTGACTCTCGCAGAGCTACAAAGTCGGTGGTTGGTGGTTCATCTTGGCATTTAGCACGCACTGCTGCCATTCGGTGATTGATAGGGCGATCAGCCCAGGTCCATGCATACCCTTGACATCGAGCCAAATTCTGAACGATATTGACTTGGGCTCGTCTGACAGGTTCTCTTGTGGGCGcgagttgagcttgagcttgcaCAACTCTCTTGATCACGAAAAGTCATCAATCACCTTGACGGACCGACAAAGTTACGACGTTTTCTTCATCCCACTTTCAAGCGGCACATCGACAAGGCAGCGCAGAACTGTAGAGAGCGTTGTGCTTCATctctcacgactggctCCGTGGGCGCAACGTGCCATCCCATCTGGCTCGCGGTCCCTGGCTCGTCCTGGTCCCACGCAAGACTTGTTCCATTTCCCAGTGCATCGAATTTCGGTGGTTgcgcagcgtcgagctctgTGAGGGAATCGAGCTgaaaatcacaaatcaaGAATGGCTGGCATCCGTGTTCACTTCGGTCTGCGtttctctttcttttcatattcgtgattggctaGGTGCCCATCGCCATTCGGCCTTTCCGGCCTCAGAGCGCACACGCTTTTGCCGTTCCAACCGGTCGGGCAGCCAGATTCTTACAGTCACAAGTAATTAATAATTCACTTTTCACaaaaattcgtgattttctTTTTTCTCTCTTTTCACTTTTTGTTATTTTTAATTATGTGAATCGTCGTGATCCGTTCTTGTGACTCTTCCGAGTGTGGAGAAAATGAGAAAGCGCAGCAACATGACGCTAAGCAAGAAGCACAGGACCAACGCTTCAACGACTGTGGTCCACCTTTTCTCTCGTGAGATCCTCAGACTGCACCGTGCGTGATAGCCGAgaaacaacaacagcagcaaaaaaaaaaaagttGGCCAAGCACGCCGACTTTACCAAAAGCAGCAgaaacagcagcagctcatgCTTGAAATAGACATGCTCAAGTCCGACATCCAATCCTCgaccatcaccaccaccatccacaGCGCCCGATTCGATCTCTTCCCTGGATACTCACGCTTTAGAccgaagagcagcaaccaccATGGCGTCTATCGCAGGCAGCCTCGCGCGGCAGCAATTGCGTCAATTTGTTGGCAGAAGCACCATCATATCCACTCCTTCATGCTCCTACTCGACTACATCCAGTGCTTCTCGGAACACACCGTCAGCATCACATTCCACTGAATCACGCCGTCTTCGCTCCGCCGCCGCAATAGCCCACAGCCAATTCAGCACTTGTACACATGTACACAGCTCTTGGCCTGCCGGAGCTGTCGGAAGTGCCGAGTCGGACAAGCTGCCTCCTCCTGTCAAAGGCAAGGCCAAAACCGCCCCCTCAATCCCTTCACCTTCTCGTAGCAAAACGATTGCCGACATTCAAGCGCTCAAGCACCATCCAAGCGGCAGCATTCCCATTGTCTGCCTCACCGCCCACGACTTTCCCTCGGCTCTTTCGGTTCGAGCCGCCAACGTGGATCTGTGCTTGATCGgtgactcgctcgccaatGTGGCTCTGGGCTACACTTCAACGCAGCCGCTGTCGCTCGATGCGATGATCCATCACTGTCAAGCCGTCAAACGTGGGCTCGATGCACCCCTCTTGGCAACAGCAAGCCTTCTTGACGGCATAGATCTACCGCAGCCTCccctcgtcatcgccgaCGTGCCGTTCGGCGCCACCTTTGGCTCTCTCGACTCGGGCGTAGCTGCAGTTGTCAGATTGATCCAAGAATCAGGTGTAGACGGCGTCAAGATCGAAGGCTCCTACGAGACTATCCCGCTCATCCAGCGTCTCACCTCTCACGGAATCCCCGTCATGGGACACCTCGGCTTGCAACCGCAACGCGTCGGCTCCACCTCTGGCTATCGCGTACAGGGCAAGACGGCTGCGCAAGCCAAGGAGAtgcttgacgctgctcTGGCTCTCGAACAAGCCGGATGCTTCTCCATCGTTCTCGAATGCATCCCTACTCGCGTGGGCGAGCACATCAGTCGAAAACTCTCGATTCCCACCATTGGTATCGGAGCCGGCAGCAAGACCGACGGACAGATCTTGGTTATGAACGATATGATTGGCGATTTGACCGGCGCGGGTCACGTGCTGGCACAGCTCTCGGTCCGCACCGACgccgatcaagctcgagccgcTGCCTCAGCGCCGttgccgacgagcagcgattTGATGCCACCGGCGCCCAAATTTGTGAGAAACTTCAGCCTGGCCATGGGCACCTCGATTGGCGCCTTGAGGATCGCAGCTGTCCAGGCGTATACCCAGGCGGTGAGGACGAGGGAGTTCCcggacgacgacaaggagGGCtacaagatcaagacggACGAATGGATCGCGTTTCTGC
The Mycosarcoma maydis chromosome 14, whole genome shotgun sequence DNA segment above includes these coding regions:
- a CDS encoding 3-methyl-2-oxobutanoate hydroxymethyltransferase (related to ECM31 - 3-methyl-2-oxobutanoate hydroxymethyltransferase); amino-acid sequence: MASIAGSLARQQLRQFVGRSTIISTPSCSYSTTSSASRNTPSASHSTESRRLRSAAAIAHSQFSTCTHVHSSWPAGAVGSAESDKLPPPVKGKAKTAPSIPSPSRSKTIADIQALKHHPSGSIPIVCLTAHDFPSALSVRAANVDLCLIGDSLANVALGYTSTQPLSLDAMIHHCQAVKRGLDAPLLATASLLDGIDLPQPPLVIADVPFGATFGSLDSGVAAVVRLIQESGVDGVKIEGSYETIPLIQRLTSHGIPVMGHLGLQPQRVGSTSGYRVQGKTAAQAKEMLDAALALEQAGCFSIVLECIPTRVGEHISRKLSIPTIGIGAGSKTDGQILVMNDMIGDLTGAGHVLAQLSVRTDADQARAAASAPLPTSSDLMPPAPKFVRNFSLAMGTSIGALRIAAVQAYTQAVRTREFPDDDKEGYKIKTDEWIAFLQLVSESGTK
- a CDS encoding uncharacterized protein (related to CSR1 - phosphatidylinositol transfer protein), translating into MVDSTAVDYLHSPGYRANLTPSQTLALFKLWRRFLRLCEITSHSSDSIGAATDVQPPPPASRSSFDSLRRNLGRKARATASEPNSHHTSASTSHENLQPADRLDANAIPKDDKLKEHLRHLEESKDMQAFLLQHGGAALRREFWAIVKGEHPDAYMLRCLRARKWDVNRALAIIGSTCAFRVQYNISRIMKEAELGLIKTRGGYNIMNNGISYVRGATAAGEPVYFIEVGSHYSSNQTAEELKRGVILLQESLQMLMPPPVERKVVIFNLSNFGIRNMDWSVVLFMAKTMESFYPETLARVYVHGAPWIFKPIWSILRPLLDPVVRDKVHLTWKVEELQDHVPAEHLPKHTMNGKLDWSFSYPMPSEDENDIQNDTATAEELETAYRNACIEFEYATRALARAYGDAALADAKGNGIRPKFGRAHKDAATLVERWGDDDDDWEPEGVASLRANRDILATKVRVAWLKLKPYVVGTLRYDRLGVLDKEGVIRWTYDTVDGKHEEQVLGEGTSLSVLERNLAELDAITSSANSNGAGLIVAKTHASRSRLDEQGARRSSPRHNGGGSYTNASHGIASRTQPPPPPTASTAIASSTLHDLVSNVEAEGRPSSVGLTSVSKRNSATDSAYHEVIPIHPSQLHKMAKARDADAEVAEIDQL